One window from the genome of Asterias rubens chromosome 11, eAstRub1.3, whole genome shotgun sequence encodes:
- the LOC117296862 gene encoding aminopeptidase Ey-like, with the protein MTNLTQVELTEKEKLDEKQGGVFVSFSAVIFTGLTVVIVIVATGLLVGFLPEKHCDEISSTVFPTEPTTTKDPNTIWDSPRLPETLRPLHYNLKMTPDLENFTFDGQISVTFLCEKATDLLVLNSNNLEIQKETASINGFVGGRSGIANILRLTVDPTNQYLNVLFDENLVENTQYEFSIGFRGVLNDNIKGFYRSSYKHPDGGTRWLAVTFFSPTNARMAFPCFDDPGLKANFTLTIVHAEEYTALGNMPAESAINGPYGLVTTHFATSPKISTYLVCFAVLDFPFIEMTSKNNITLRGWARPDAMDALEFGLNMTAETLDFYIQHIGVGFPLPKIDVVAVPNFEANAMENWGLITYRETALLNKEDTTSESRREGQGFTIAHEMGHQYFGNLVTQEWWEYMILKEGGASYLGLTSLQVVQPTWEYDDLFVINEVTPAMASDAQINARPIQKEVSTPAEIAGGFGSSSYDKSPAVLRMCEHVIGKPTFKKGLTKYMTRYAFGTATNDDFWECLQEAVNEDGLLDINVNNLMHSWVLQSGFPVVNLTRNYETTDEISFTAEQSRFLLNQDETDDANSLWMIPLTFRTNLSPTNSEPVWLNGHSVVSPHVITGSNADWLLMNPDRFGFYRVNYDVTNWEILSGQLIANHSVFSVSSRASLIDDSFSLARAGNIGYSIPLGITRYLAKEMDYVPWSATSNVMEYLDKLMITSGAYGSFVKYMRNQITPLYNSLGWEDTGLHLRIMTRGIAISNACKYNLVDCQEKALALYRTWMANESVNAIPVNHKKTVYCTAISMGRGEEFSFALQHYLKTPDPNERSILLDSMPCTRQTWALSSLLSYTLDADVIKAQDVPLILGDVAHNPIGTLLAWDFFRANYDIFREKFGGSLFQFSKIIKAVTKPLHSEFHLRQLEKFMSEHPDQGTGASAFKQSVEEIKTNIRWMKSYYEGVREWLEDEVA; encoded by the exons ATGACGAATTTGACGCAGGTGGAGCTTACCGAGAAGGAAAAGTTGGACGAGAAACAAGGCGGTGTTTTCGTGAGTTTCTCGGCCGTGATATTCACTGGTTTGACGGTAGTGATTGTCATTGTAGCGACAGGGCTTCTCGTTGGATTTTTACCGGAAAAACATTGTGACGAGATAAG CTCAACAGTCTTCCCAACGGAACCAACCACCACCAAAGATCCAAACACCATTTGGGACTCCCCAAGACTTCCTGAGACACTTCGACCTCTCCACTATAACTTAAAGATGACACCCGACCTGGAAAACTTCACATTCGACGGTCAGATATCTGTGACATTCCTCTGCGAAAAAGCAACTGATTTACTTGTCCTTAACAGCAACAACTTAGAGATTCAGAAAGAGACTGCGAGTATTAATGGATTTGTTGGTGGCCGAAGTGGGATAGCAAACATCCTACGTCTTACCGTGGACCCAACGAACCAATACCTGAACGTCCTGTTTGATGAGAACCTTGTGGAGAACACACAGTATGAATTCTCCATCGGTTTTCGAGGGGTTTTAAATGACAACATCAAGGGATTTTATAGAAGTTCCTACAAACATCCTGATGGTGGCACAAG GTGGTTGGCTGTGACGTTTTTCTCTCCTACTAATGCACGAATGGCATTCCCGTGTTTTGATGATCCTGGCCTTAAAG CAAACTTTACACTGACCATCGTTCACGCCGAAGAATACACGGCCCTGGGAAATATGCCGGCAGAGAGCGCCATCAACGGCCCATATGGACTAGTTACTACTCACTTCGCTACATCACCAAAGATCTCCACATACTTAGTATGTTTTGCTGTGTTGGATTTCCCTTTCATAGAGATGACGTCAAAAAATAACATTACA CTCCGAGGTTGGGCAAGGCCAGATGCGATGGATGCCCTAGAGTTTGGATTAAACATGACAGCAGAGACTTTAGATTTCTACATTCAGCACATTGGAGTTGGGTTTCCACTGCCGAAGATAG ATGTTGTAGCGGTTCCAAACTTTGAGGCAAATGCAATGGAGAACTGGGGTTTAATCACGTACAGAGAAACCGCTTTACTTAATAAGGAAGACACTACATCAGAAAGTAGACGCGAGGGTCAAGGCTTCACAATTGCGCATGAGATGGGACACCAG TATTTTGGTAACTTGGTCACTCAGGAATGGTGGGAGTATATGATCTTAAAGGAAGGAGGAGCATCTTATCTTGGGCTGACGAGTCTTCAAGTTGTTCAACCTACTTGGGAATAC GACGATTTATTTGTGATAAATGAAGTGACTCCGGCTATGGCAAGTGATGCACAAATTAATGCTAGACCAATACAGAAAGAAGTCTCGACTCCGGCTGAGATAGCCGGTGGGTTTGGATCCAGCTCTTACGATAAG TCACCAGCAGTACTGCGCATGTGTGAACACGTCATAGGAAAGCCGACATTCAAAAAAGGACTCACG AAATACATGACAAGATACGCCTTTGGAACTGCAACAAACGATGATTTCTGGGAGTGCCTGCAAGAG GCAGTTAACGAAGATGGGTTGTTAGATATCAATGTTAATAACCTTATGCATTCATGGGTACTTCAATCAGGATTCCCAGTTGTAAATCTAACGAGAAACTACGAGACTACAGATGAGATCTCATTCACTGCCGAACAAAGCCGATTTTTACTGAACCAGGATGAGACAGACGATGCAAA TTCTCTTTGGATGATTCCATTAACATTTCGGACAAATCTTTCACCGACAAACAGTGAACCTGTTTGGCTGAATGGTCATTCTG TTGTGAGTCCTCACGTGATTACTGGGTCGAATGCTGATTGGCTGTTGATGAATCCAGACCGTTTTGGTTTCTATCGAGTGAACTATGACGTCACCAACTGGGAGATTCTGAGTGGTCAGCTCATAGCCAATCATTCT GTGTTTTCAGTAAGCAGTCGAGCCTCCCTAATCGACGACTCTTTCTCGTTGGCCAGAGCCGGTAATATCGGTTATTCGATACCATTGGGAATCACACGATACTTAGCCAAAGAGATGGACTATGTCCCATGGTCAGCAACGAGTAACGTCATGGAGTATCTTGATAAATTGATGATTACTTCGGGAGCTTATGGTTCATTTGTG AAGTACATGAGGAATCAGATTACACCTTTGTACAACTCACTCGGTTGGGAGGATACCGGATTGCATCTACGCAT aATGACACGTGGTATTGCCATTAGCAACGCCTGCAAGTACAATCTAGTAGATTGCCAGGAGAAAGCCTTGGCCCTCTATCGGACATGGATGGCCAATGAATCAGTCAATGC aATTCCTGTGAACCATAAGAAGACGGTATACTGTACTGCCATATCAATGGGACGTGGTGAAGAGTTTAGCTTCGCTCTGCAACATTATCTAAAGACACCAGACCCAAATGAGCGATCAATTCTTCTGGATTCTATGCCATGTACTCGACAGACTTGGGCGCTTAGCAG TTTATTGTCTTATACATTGGATGCTGACGTGATTAAAGCTCAAGATGTTCCTCTCATCCTTGGTGACGTCGCTCATAATCCCATCGGTACTTTACTTGCTTGGGACTTCTTCAGAGCAAATTATGACATCTTCCGAGAAAA ATTCGGGGGGAGCTtgtttcaattttcaaaaattataaAAGCTGTGACGAAACCTCTTCATTCTGAATTTCATCTCCGACAG TTGGAGAAGTTTATGTCTGAACATCCCGATCAGGGAACCGGAGCCTCGGCATTCAAACAATCAGTGGAGGAAATAAAAACCAACATACGCTGGATGAAATCGTACTATGAGGGAGTGCGAGAGTGGTTGGAGGATGAGGTAGCTTGA